The following coding sequences lie in one Rutidosis leptorrhynchoides isolate AG116_Rl617_1_P2 chromosome 6, CSIRO_AGI_Rlap_v1, whole genome shotgun sequence genomic window:
- the LOC139854353 gene encoding calcium/calmodulin-regulated receptor-like kinase 1 produces the protein MKAKASGLIIGISSGVVIGALSAIITLVCFRFHRRRSQIGNNSSKRASTVPIRANGANFTSIIGQGAFGPVYKAAMSTGETVAVKVLATNSKQGEKEFHTEGVDKDKGVRLD, from the exons ATGAAAGCGAAAGCATCAGGTCTAATAATTGGGATATCGAGTGGGGTAGTGATTGGAGCGCTTTCGGCTATAATTACACTAGTTTGCTTTAGGTTTCATCGGAGACGATCTCAGATTGGTAACAACAGTTCTAAGCGAGCATCAACTGTCCCCATTCGAGCAAACGGTGCTAATTTTACGTCTATAATAGGCCAAGGGGCTTTTGGTCCTGTTTACAAAGCTGCGATGAGCACCGGTGAGACTGTCGCTGTTAAAGTTCTTGCAACTAATTCGAAACAAGGCGAGAAAGAGTTTCATACTGAG GGCGTTGATAAGGataagggcgtacggttggattag
- the LOC139851581 gene encoding cullin-4-like — protein sequence MSQPSHTNRKRSSTNFTSPPPPSPTTTGGGGGPHFPAMKKAKSQAVSCSQDYKNGFQFDNNSNNNTNMNISSSMIDDTTEIDAGRTSSAGGLAANLSRKKAQPPQPAKKFVIKLHKGKPTLPTDFEENTWAVLKSAISAIFLKQPDPCDLEKLYQSVNNLCLHKMGGSLYQRIEKECEAHISAAIHSLVGQSEDLGVFLSLVQKTWQDFCDQMLMIRGIALYLDRTYVKQTPNVRSLWDMGLQLFRKHLSIASEVEHKTVYGLLKMIESERLGEAVDRTLLSHLLKMFTALGIYSECFEKPFLECTSEFYAAEGVKYMQNSDVPDYLKHVEVRLHEEHDRCLLYLDASTRKPLVATAERQLLELHISSILDKGFTMLMDGNRTQDLQRMYTLFSRVSALESLRHALSMYIRNTGQSIVTDEEKEKDMVSSLLEFKLLLDKIWEDSFSKNDIFSNTIKEAFEHLINLRQNRPAELIAKFLDEKLRAGNKGTSEEELEGTLDKVLVLFRFIQGKDVFEAFYKKDLAKRLLMGKSASIDAEKSMISKLKTECGSQFTNKLEGMFKDIELSKEINESFKQSSQARTKLPSGIELSVHVLTTGYWPTYPPMDVRLPHELNVYQDIFKEFYLSKYSGRRLMWQNSLGHCVLKAEFPKGKKELAVSLFQTVVLMLFNDAQKLSFQDIKDATSIEDKELRRTLQSLACGKVRVLQKIPKGREVDDTDSFMFNDVFTAPLYRIKVNAIQMKETVEENASTTERVFQDRQYQVDAAIVRIMKTRKVLSHTLLITELFQQLKFPIKPVDLKKRIESLIDREYLERDKSNPQIYNYLA from the exons atgtcgCAACCCTCACACACCAACCGCAAACGTTCATCCACAAATTTCACTTCACCTCCACCCCCATCACCCACAACCACCGGCGGCGGCGGAGGACCTCATTTTCCGGCGATGAAGAAAGCCAAATCACAAGCCGTATCCTGCTCTCAAGATTACAAAAACGGTTTTCaatttgataataatagtaataataatactaatatgaatatTTCTTCCTCAATGATCGATGATACAACTGAAATTGATGCTGGCCGTACCTCATCTGCCGGTGGATTAGCAGCGAACTTATCTCGGAAAAAAGCTCAGCCGCCTCAACCTGCTAAAAAATTCGTAATTAAGCTACATAAAG GCAAGCCAACCTTGCCAACCGATTTTGAGGAGAATACATGGGCAGTCTTGAAGTCAGCAATTAGTGCCATATTCTTGAAGCAGCCAGATCCTTGTGATTTGGAGAAGCTTTATCAA TCGGTCAATAATCTTTGCCTTCACAAAATGGGCGGAAGTCTTTACCAACGGATTGAAAAGGAGTGTGAGGCTCACATATCTGCTGCTATACACTCATTAGTTGGTCAAAGTGAAGATCTTGGGGTTTTCTTATCACTTGTGCAAAAAACCTGGCAAGATTTttgtgaccaaatgttgatgatccGTGGCATAGCGTTGTATCTTGACCGTACATATGTAAAACAAACTCCGAATGTGCGGTCACTATGGGACATGGGTCTACAACTTTTCCGGAAGCATCTATCAATAGCTTCAGAAGTCGAGCATAAAACAGTTTATGGCCTTCTGAAAATGATAGAGAGTGAGAG ATTAGGTGAAGCAGTTGATAGAACGCTCCTCAGTCATCTCCTGAAGATGTTTACTGCCTTGGGAATTTACTCTGAATGTTTTGAGAAGCCATTCCTTGAATGTACATCAGAGTTTTATGCTGCTGAAGGAGTAAAATATATGCAAAATTCTGACGTTCCAGATTATTTGAAACATGTAGAG GTAAGGTTGCATGAAGAACATGACAGATGTTTACTTTATCTCGATGCTAGTACAAGAAAACCGTTGGTAGCAACCGCTGAAAGGCAACTTCTTGAGCTCCATATTTCTTCGATACTTGATAAG GGTTTCACAATGTTGATGGATGGTAATCGAACTCAAGATCTTCAAAGGATGTATACACTTTTCTCTAGAGTAAGTGCCTTAGAGTCGTTACGACATGCCCTTAGCATGTACATCCGGAATACGGGACAGAGCATCGTAACAGATGAAGAGAAGGAAAAAGATATGGTGTCATCCTTGTTAGAATTCAAGCTGTTGCTTGATAAAATATGGGAAGATAGCttttctaaaaatgatattttCTCTAACACAATCAAAGAGGCTTTTGAGCATCTCATCAATCTTCGCCAG AATCGTCCTGCTGAATTGATAGCCAAGTTTCTGGATGAGAAACTTCGTGCTGGTAATAAGGGTACATCTGAGGAAGAATTGGAGGGAACACTTGATAAAGTCTTGGTTTTGTTCAGATTCATACAG GGTAAGGATGTGTTTGAAGCCTTCTATAAAAAGGATCTTGCGAAAAGGCTTCTTATGGGAAAGAGTGCATCTATCGATGCTGAGAAGTCTATGATCTCCAAG TTGAAAACCGAATGTGGTAGCCAATTCACCAACAAGCTTGAAGGAATGTTTAAG GACATAGAGTTATCAAAGGAGATAAATGAATCTTTCAAGCAATCATCTCAAGCTAGGACGAAACTCCCTTCGGGAATTGAGCTGAGTGTCCATGTGTTAACAACTGG GTACTGGCCAACATATCCGCCAATGGATGTTCGCCTACCTCATGAGTTAAATGTTTATCAG GATATATTTAAAGAATTTTACTTGAGCAAGTATAGTGGTAGACGATTAATGTGGCAAAATTCATTGGGTCATTGTGTCTTGAAAGCCGAATTTCCAAAGGGCAAAAAGGAGCTCGCAGTTTCCTTATTTCAG ACTGTGGTTCTGATGCTGTTTAACGATGCGCAAaagcttagttttcaagatatcAAGGATGCTACAAGCATAGAGGACAAGGAGCTGAGAAGAACTTTGCAGTCCCTTGCTTGCGGGAAAGTTCGTGTCCTCCAAAAG ATTCCAAAAGGTAGAGAAGTGGATGATACCGATTCATTCATGTTCAATGATGTATTTACTGCACCTCTCTATCGTATAAAG GTTAATGCTATCCagatgaaggaaaccgtggaagaAAATGCAAGTACTACAGAGAGAGTATTCCAAGATCGTCAATACCAG GTTGATGCTGCTATTGTTCGCATTATGAAAACTCGTAAAGTTCTGAGCCACACACTTTTGATAACCGAACTCTTTCAGCAG CTTAAATTTCCTATAAAACCAGTTGACTTGAAGAAGAGGATTGAAAGCCTTATTGACCGGGAATATTTAGAGAGAGACAAGAGCAACCCGCAGATATACAACTACCTAGCATGA
- the LOC139851319 gene encoding uncharacterized protein → MGALTASLIAIAGLALGWITIEIACKPCLERGREAIDRNLNPDYDPDDEDDPRLPLNPNPTPLDHTAVDSVSSTVTKTV, encoded by the coding sequence ATGGGGGCATTAACAGCATCACTGATAGCAATTGCAGGATTAGCGTTAGGTTGGATCACGATCGAAATTGCGTGCAAACCATGTCTTGAAAGAGGCCGTGAAGCAATTGATCGTAATCTGAATCCTGATTACGATCCTGATGACGAAGATGATCCTCGACTACCTCTTAATCCCAATCCTACTCCTTTAGATCATACCGCCGTTGATTCCGTTTCATCTACAGTCACTAAAACCGTTTAA